A region of Ochrobactrum quorumnocens DNA encodes the following proteins:
- a CDS encoding FadR/GntR family transcriptional regulator codes for MGLLETAITGRKRHNSHSVVVGELGRGIVAGTIPEGSILPGDNELSLRFGVSRTVLREAMKTLAAKRLIEAKAKVGTRVLGRASWNFFDPDVLTWRFDAGFDEVFVDHLAEMRMALEPAAAAAAAQNATSEELVELYALAAKFDDPAHTPESIAKVDLEFHLAIARMSGNPFMRSVSGLIEAALAISFQLSSPAASPEGIAECAANHLRIAHAIASRDRQKARAAMESVITLGVERIRVAI; via the coding sequence TTGGGATTGCTGGAAACGGCTATAACAGGGCGTAAACGACATAACAGCCATTCGGTTGTCGTGGGTGAGCTCGGTCGCGGCATCGTTGCGGGAACCATCCCCGAAGGCTCAATCCTGCCCGGCGACAACGAGCTTTCGTTGCGATTTGGAGTTTCCCGCACTGTTCTGCGTGAAGCGATGAAGACCCTTGCCGCAAAGCGGTTGATTGAAGCCAAGGCAAAGGTAGGCACCCGCGTTTTAGGTCGAGCAAGCTGGAACTTCTTCGATCCCGATGTGCTGACATGGCGTTTTGACGCTGGCTTTGACGAAGTCTTCGTCGACCATCTAGCTGAAATGCGCATGGCGCTTGAACCTGCTGCCGCCGCTGCCGCCGCACAAAATGCGACCAGCGAAGAACTCGTCGAACTCTATGCCCTGGCTGCGAAATTCGACGATCCCGCACACACACCAGAATCGATTGCCAAGGTCGATCTCGAATTTCATCTCGCTATTGCGCGCATGTCTGGCAATCCGTTCATGCGTTCGGTCAGTGGGCTGATCGAGGCAGCTCTCGCCATCTCGTTCCAGCTATCCTCGCCCGCAGCTTCCCCCGAAGGCATTGCGGAATGCGCCGCCAATCATCTGCGTATCGCTCATGCCATTGCGTCACGTGACCGCCAGAAAGCGCGCGCAGCTATGGAGAGTGTGATCACACTTGGCGTCGAACGCATCCGCGTCGCGATCTAA
- a CDS encoding D-aminopeptidase, whose amino-acid sequence MSKFDTSAIEAFVRNIPQNYKGPGGVVAVVKDGEVVLRHAWGFADLATRQVMTAETRMPICSISKQFTCGVLLDAIGEPELLDDALAAYLDKFEEERPSTRELCNNQSGLRDYWALTVLCGADPEAVFLPEQAQSLLRRLKTTHFEPGSHYSYCNGNFRILADLIEAHTGRSLVELLSERIFEPAGMKTAELIPDTALFTECTGYEGDTVRGFLPAINRLHWMGDAGICASLDDMIAWEKFIDATRDDESSIYRRLSGPQTFSDGTNAPYGFGLKFEEAGGKRLTGHGGALRGWRCQRWHCADERLSTIAMFNFEGGASDVAFKLMNIALGASTSKPQRVEAGAAWFGSWLCQETGLVLSLEDSGPGLIKARFGTGPEMMDVVGVNEARSSVTTIKRDGDVIELSRDDENLRLTMNRIKGEARQDIVGRYHSDELYADLLLVAEGGAIYGAFEGFLGKSDMYPLYSVGADVWLLPVQRSLDAPSPGEWKLVFRRDAKGGIPDVSVSCWLARGIEYRRVQP is encoded by the coding sequence ATGTCCAAGTTTGATACGTCCGCCATTGAAGCCTTTGTTCGCAACATTCCCCAAAACTACAAAGGCCCCGGCGGCGTCGTAGCCGTCGTCAAGGACGGCGAGGTTGTTTTGCGGCACGCGTGGGGCTTTGCCGATCTTGCGACGCGGCAAGTGATGACCGCAGAAACGCGGATGCCGATTTGCTCGATCAGCAAGCAGTTCACTTGTGGCGTGTTGCTTGACGCTATTGGTGAACCAGAACTGCTGGATGATGCCTTAGCAGCCTATCTCGACAAGTTCGAAGAAGAGCGCCCGAGCACGCGTGAACTTTGCAATAACCAGTCTGGTTTGCGCGATTATTGGGCGCTGACGGTTTTGTGCGGTGCGGATCCTGAAGCCGTATTCTTGCCTGAACAGGCACAAAGCCTGCTGCGACGGTTGAAAACCACGCATTTTGAACCCGGTTCGCACTATTCCTACTGCAACGGTAATTTCCGTATTCTGGCAGATTTGATTGAAGCCCATACCGGACGCTCGCTGGTCGAGCTTTTGTCCGAACGCATTTTTGAGCCTGCGGGCATGAAGACAGCCGAATTGATCCCGGATACAGCGCTTTTCACTGAATGCACCGGATATGAGGGCGACACGGTTCGCGGCTTTCTGCCCGCAATCAATCGCCTTCACTGGATGGGTGACGCGGGTATCTGCGCATCCCTTGATGACATGATCGCGTGGGAGAAGTTCATTGATGCAACGCGGGACGATGAGAGCAGTATTTATCGCCGCCTGAGCGGACCGCAAACATTCAGCGACGGTACAAATGCACCTTATGGTTTCGGCCTCAAATTTGAGGAAGCGGGCGGCAAAAGGCTAACCGGCCATGGCGGAGCGTTGCGTGGTTGGCGCTGCCAGCGCTGGCATTGCGCTGATGAGCGGTTATCAACGATTGCCATGTTTAACTTCGAGGGCGGTGCCTCGGACGTTGCCTTCAAATTGATGAATATTGCTTTGGGCGCATCGACGTCCAAACCACAGCGCGTCGAAGCGGGTGCGGCCTGGTTCGGTTCATGGTTGTGTCAGGAAACAGGCCTTGTTCTGAGCCTTGAGGATTCTGGACCCGGTCTGATCAAAGCACGTTTTGGCACCGGGCCAGAAATGATGGATGTGGTGGGCGTGAATGAGGCTCGCTCGTCCGTGACGACGATTAAGCGCGATGGCGACGTGATCGAGCTTTCACGCGACGACGAGAATCTGCGTCTGACGATGAACCGCATCAAGGGCGAAGCCAGGCAGGACATCGTTGGCCGCTATCACAGCGATGAGCTTTATGCCGATCTTTTGCTCGTTGCTGAAGGTGGTGCGATCTATGGTGCTTTCGAAGGTTTTCTGGGCAAGAGCGATATGTATCCGCTTTATAGTGTCGGGGCGGATGTCTGGCTGTTACCGGTTCAGCGTTCGCTGGATGCGCCGTCGCCTGGTGAATGGAAACTCGTTTTCCGCCGCGATGCTAAAGGTGGAATACCAGATGTGAGTGTCAGCTGCTGGCTTGCACGCGGTATCGAATACAGGAGAGTTCAGCCATGA
- a CDS encoding sugar ABC transporter ATP-binding protein: MARSDIGAASVTATPLLEARGITKSFFGVTALDHVDFALATGEIHALLGENGAGKSTLIKILTGAYHNFDGAILLEGQSIAPASVTDAQKLGIGTVYQEVNLLENLTVAENLFLGRQPSRFGFVDRRQMERDAAALLSRYGLTIEVSAPLSAYSVAIRQIIAIARAVDLSGKVLVLDEPTASLDAREVDMLFGVLRQLKAEGLGIIVITHFLDQVYAIADCATVLRNGRLVGSRNLSELPRTDLISMMLGHQLQETVRRQLTEEVSDDTAAPIRFSDFGKKGSVVPFDLAIKPGEAIGIAGLLGSGRTETALLMFGVDQADSGTLTVDGKETKLPTPVAAIAERFAFCPEERKTDGIIGDFSVAENIALAVQAKRGWSTPISSREKAALAQRYIKALDIRPPDPNKPIKFLSGGNQQKAILARWLATDPRLLILDEPTRGIDIGAHAEILKLIGELCTEGMSLVIISSEFEELAAVANRVIVLSDRRHVAELKGEEITADNIVRAIAETGHVSEKEAAA; the protein is encoded by the coding sequence ATGGCTCGCTCTGATATCGGCGCAGCGTCAGTAACGGCGACCCCGCTGCTTGAAGCTCGTGGAATAACAAAATCATTTTTCGGCGTCACAGCGCTTGATCATGTCGACTTTGCTCTTGCGACAGGTGAAATCCACGCTTTGCTTGGGGAAAACGGCGCAGGGAAATCGACGCTCATCAAGATATTGACTGGCGCTTATCACAATTTTGACGGCGCGATACTGCTCGAAGGCCAGTCGATCGCCCCCGCATCCGTCACCGACGCGCAAAAACTTGGCATCGGCACAGTCTATCAGGAAGTCAATCTTCTCGAAAACCTCACAGTCGCCGAAAACCTTTTTCTTGGCCGGCAGCCAAGTCGGTTCGGCTTTGTTGATCGCCGTCAGATGGAACGCGATGCAGCAGCACTTCTATCACGCTATGGACTGACGATTGAGGTCAGCGCACCACTTTCAGCCTATTCCGTCGCTATACGACAGATCATCGCCATCGCCCGCGCCGTCGATCTTTCGGGCAAGGTTCTCGTACTGGATGAACCGACCGCCAGCCTTGACGCGCGTGAGGTCGATATGCTGTTCGGCGTGTTGCGGCAATTGAAAGCTGAAGGTCTCGGCATCATCGTCATCACTCACTTTTTGGATCAAGTCTATGCTATCGCCGATTGCGCCACCGTCTTGCGCAATGGACGGCTGGTTGGCAGCCGCAATCTTTCCGAATTACCACGCACCGACCTCATTTCCATGATGCTCGGCCATCAACTGCAAGAGACCGTGCGCAGACAACTCACCGAAGAAGTGAGCGACGACACCGCCGCACCCATTCGATTTTCGGATTTTGGCAAAAAAGGCAGCGTTGTGCCTTTCGATCTTGCTATCAAGCCGGGCGAAGCGATCGGTATTGCAGGATTGCTCGGTTCAGGACGCACCGAAACCGCACTTCTCATGTTCGGTGTAGATCAAGCCGACAGCGGCACACTGACGGTAGACGGCAAAGAGACAAAACTGCCTACACCTGTGGCGGCTATCGCTGAACGCTTCGCCTTTTGCCCAGAAGAACGTAAAACGGATGGCATCATCGGCGACTTTTCGGTTGCTGAAAACATTGCCCTCGCCGTGCAAGCAAAACGGGGCTGGTCAACGCCTATTTCCTCCCGCGAAAAAGCAGCTCTCGCCCAGCGCTATATCAAGGCGCTCGATATTCGCCCGCCTGATCCCAACAAACCAATCAAATTTTTGTCCGGCGGCAACCAGCAAAAAGCCATTCTGGCCCGCTGGCTCGCTACCGATCCGCGCCTTTTGATCCTCGATGAACCGACGCGCGGCATCGACATCGGCGCACATGCGGAAATTCTGAAACTGATCGGCGAACTCTGTACTGAAGGCATGTCACTCGTCATCATCTCTTCGGAATTTGAAGAGCTGGCTGCTGTCGCCAATCGTGTCATCGTGCTTTCCGACCGTCGCCATGTCGCAGAACTCAAAGGCGAAGAAATCACCGCTGACAATATTGTTCGCGCAATTGCCGAGACCGGTCATGTCAGCGAAAAGGAAGCTGCAGCATGA
- the araD1 gene encoding AraD1 family protein, whose protein sequence is MLRLIQFRDARGETRVAACDDEGAAHIVNGVTTTYELAWAAISAGISLAEQVAEQVKHNGKGEAVDIHAALAGGQVGLPITHEDPAHLIVAGTGLTHLGSADGRDKMHKAAQAAEKPTDSMRMFLMGVEGGKPKPGQTGVQPEWFYKGDGSALVETGGELVSPSFAEDGGEEPELAGVYLIGPDGTPFRLGFCLANEFSDHVTEKQNYLWLAHSKLRQASLGPELYVGDLPDHVEGVSRIRRGDQVIFEKPFLSGEANMSHTIANLEHHHFKYELFRRPGDIHVHFFGTATLSFSEGVKTEIGDQFEISAKPFRYPLVNRLAQAKAEDVAVKAL, encoded by the coding sequence ATGTTACGTCTGATACAGTTCCGCGACGCGCGCGGAGAAACACGTGTGGCTGCTTGCGATGACGAGGGCGCGGCACACATCGTTAATGGCGTAACGACAACTTATGAATTGGCCTGGGCAGCAATTTCTGCAGGTATCAGTCTTGCCGAGCAGGTGGCCGAGCAAGTGAAACATAATGGCAAGGGTGAGGCTGTCGATATTCATGCAGCACTTGCAGGTGGTCAGGTTGGCCTGCCGATTACCCATGAAGATCCAGCACATCTGATTGTTGCAGGTACGGGCCTCACACATCTTGGTTCTGCTGACGGTCGCGACAAGATGCACAAGGCAGCACAGGCTGCTGAAAAGCCGACCGACTCCATGCGTATGTTTTTGATGGGTGTTGAAGGCGGCAAGCCAAAGCCCGGCCAAACCGGCGTGCAGCCGGAATGGTTCTATAAAGGTGATGGTTCGGCGCTGGTTGAAACGGGCGGTGAATTGGTCTCGCCATCTTTTGCCGAAGATGGTGGTGAAGAACCGGAACTCGCAGGCGTCTATCTGATTGGGCCAGATGGCACGCCGTTTCGCCTCGGCTTCTGCCTTGCCAATGAGTTTTCTGATCATGTGACGGAAAAGCAGAATTATCTCTGGCTCGCGCATTCCAAGCTGCGTCAGGCGTCGCTGGGGCCGGAGCTTTATGTGGGGGACCTGCCGGATCATGTTGAAGGCGTTTCACGGATTCGTCGCGGCGATCAGGTGATCTTTGAAAAGCCGTTCCTTTCGGGCGAAGCGAACATGTCGCACACGATTGCCAATCTGGAACATCACCATTTCAAGTACGAGCTGTTCCGTCGTCCGGGCGATATTCATGTACATTTCTTTGGCACCGCAACCCTGTCTTTCTCCGAAGGAGTGAAGACGGAAATCGGTGATCAGTTCGAGATTTCGGCAAAGCCTTTCCGTTATCCGCTGGTCAACAGACTGGCACAGGCGAAAGCCGAAGATGTTGCAGTGAAGGCGCTGTAA
- a CDS encoding DUF72 domain-containing protein, whose protein sequence is MSQKNSGKIRVGIGGWAFEEWDKSFYPEKLSKKRQLEYASSKLTSIEINSTYYGPQKPTTFAKWHDETPGDFVFSLKAPRFSTNRRVLAEAGEGIEKFINGGLLELKDKLGVINWQFMGTKKFDPVDFEAFLKLLPKRADGRDLRHAVEVRHESFNSPDFIALLREYGVAVVIAGDSKFVEIADMTAPFAYLRIMGTEENKPLGYSEAELDHWAERAKAIAVGHLPDSLKTIKPPMPDNVARDVYLYVISGHKAHNPHAAMALIDRVK, encoded by the coding sequence ATGAGCCAAAAAAACTCAGGCAAAATCCGTGTGGGTATCGGTGGCTGGGCTTTTGAGGAGTGGGACAAGAGTTTCTATCCGGAAAAGCTCTCCAAAAAGCGCCAGCTCGAATATGCTTCGAGCAAGCTGACTTCCATCGAAATCAACAGCACTTATTATGGCCCGCAGAAGCCTACGACTTTTGCCAAGTGGCATGATGAAACGCCTGGTGACTTTGTTTTCTCGCTGAAGGCACCGCGCTTTTCTACCAACCGACGGGTGCTGGCTGAAGCAGGCGAGGGCATCGAGAAGTTTATAAATGGTGGTCTTCTAGAGCTGAAAGACAAGCTTGGTGTCATCAACTGGCAGTTCATGGGAACGAAGAAATTCGATCCTGTCGACTTTGAGGCATTTCTCAAGCTTCTGCCGAAGCGGGCCGATGGGCGCGATCTGCGTCATGCTGTGGAAGTTCGTCACGAGAGTTTCAATTCGCCGGATTTCATCGCACTTCTGCGCGAATATGGTGTGGCGGTTGTGATTGCGGGCGACAGTAAATTTGTCGAAATCGCCGATATGACAGCACCCTTTGCCTATCTGCGCATTATGGGCACAGAGGAAAACAAGCCTCTCGGTTATAGTGAAGCCGAACTTGATCATTGGGCGGAGCGGGCCAAGGCAATTGCGGTTGGACATTTGCCCGACAGTCTTAAAACAATAAAGCCGCCAATGCCCGATAATGTGGCCCGCGATGTCTATCTCTATGTCATCAGCGGCCATAAGGCGCATAATCCACACGCGGCTATGGCCTTGATAGATCGCGTAAAATGA
- a CDS encoding OsmC family protein, which translates to MSELKVRTRETGAVAEMPHGKLPTITTPTGGTVEIVTSVSQAGFNPLDLIYASVAACMALSARIAATKLELREKLTNVRVEVKGDKAHEGPSRIERFDITFHFDGELTEGEKHRLAEMAEEICTVSNTLRGDPKFDLKVS; encoded by the coding sequence ATGAGTGAACTGAAGGTCAGGACCCGTGAGACCGGGGCGGTCGCGGAAATGCCGCATGGTAAGCTTCCAACGATCACCACGCCGACAGGCGGCACGGTGGAGATTGTCACCAGCGTCAGTCAGGCGGGGTTTAACCCGCTTGACCTGATTTATGCGTCGGTTGCTGCCTGCATGGCGCTGAGTGCGCGGATTGCTGCTACCAAGCTCGAATTGCGTGAAAAGCTCACCAATGTTCGGGTGGAAGTAAAAGGTGACAAGGCACATGAGGGGCCGTCACGGATCGAACGATTCGATATAACATTCCATTTTGATGGCGAGCTGACCGAAGGCGAGAAGCATCGTCTTGCGGAGATGGCCGAAGAAATCTGCACCGTCAGCAATACGTTGCGCGGCGATCCGAAATTTGATCTGAAGGTATCCTGA
- the yjfF gene encoding galactofuranose ABC transporter, permease protein YjfF → MRVLRNLPFLTTVAIFLLAYAICVIQFPNMLSTRVIGNLLTDNAFLGIAAVGMTFVIISGGIDLSVGSVIAFTSVFVAVLVGQLGVHPLVAFGLVLVLAALFGAWMGMMIHFLGIPPFVATLAGMFLARGAAFLISTQSVPISHPFLDTLQGLYFRLPGGGRLTFIAMVMLSVFIIGGIIAHRTRFGANIYALGGNQQSAELMGVPVGRTTIGIYTMSGVLSGLAGIVYTLYTSSGYSLATVGVELDAIASVVIGGTLLTGGAGLVAGTFVGILIQGLIQTYIVFDGTLSSWWTKIAIGILLFLFIALQRGLVWFADMRLARQRMKEA, encoded by the coding sequence ATGAGAGTGCTTCGCAATCTTCCATTCCTGACAACCGTGGCCATTTTTCTACTCGCTTATGCGATCTGCGTCATCCAGTTTCCGAACATGCTTTCAACGCGGGTTATCGGAAATCTTCTCACAGATAATGCCTTTCTTGGCATTGCCGCAGTCGGCATGACATTTGTCATCATCTCCGGCGGCATCGATCTGTCGGTGGGATCAGTTATTGCTTTCACCAGCGTTTTTGTGGCTGTCCTTGTCGGCCAGTTGGGTGTGCACCCTCTAGTGGCTTTTGGATTGGTGCTGGTGCTTGCTGCCCTCTTCGGTGCGTGGATGGGCATGATGATCCATTTTCTGGGTATTCCGCCCTTTGTGGCGACGCTTGCAGGTATGTTTCTAGCGCGTGGCGCAGCCTTCCTCATCTCGACACAATCCGTGCCGATTTCGCACCCCTTCCTCGATACGCTTCAGGGGCTTTATTTCCGGCTTCCGGGCGGAGGCAGACTGACATTCATTGCAATGGTGATGCTGTCCGTCTTCATAATCGGCGGTATTATCGCGCATCGCACGCGCTTTGGTGCTAATATTTATGCACTCGGCGGCAATCAGCAATCAGCCGAACTGATGGGGGTTCCCGTTGGCCGCACAACAATCGGCATCTATACGATGTCCGGTGTGCTTTCGGGTCTCGCTGGCATTGTCTATACGCTCTACACGTCTTCTGGCTATTCGCTGGCAACCGTCGGTGTAGAACTCGATGCTATCGCTTCGGTGGTAATCGGTGGAACGCTTCTGACCGGTGGCGCAGGTCTTGTAGCAGGTACTTTCGTCGGGATTCTGATCCAAGGCCTGATACAGACCTATATTGTTTTCGATGGAACGCTGTCTTCCTGGTGGACGAAAATCGCAATCGGTATATTGCTGTTCCTGTTCATAGCACTACAGCGTGGACTTGTTTGGTTTGCTGATATGAGATTAGCACGCCAACGTATGAAGGAGGCCTGA
- the ytfQ gene encoding galactofuranose ABC transporter, galactofuranose-binding protein YtfQ gives MKRSLTALTAAFSFALISSVSAASLTVGFSQIGSESGWRAAETSVTKQEAEKRGHTLKFADAQQKQENQIKAVRGFIAQGVDAILIAPVVATGWDAVLKEAKEAEIPVVLLDRQIDAPEDLYLTAVTSDQVHEGKVAGEWLVKDVGDKPCSVVELQGTTGSSPAINRKKGFEEALAGHDNIKISRSQTGDFTRTKGKEVMESFIKAEGGGKDICAVYAHNDDMAVGAIQAIKEAGLKPGTDIKIVSIDSVPDIFQAMANGEANATVELTPNMAGPAFDAIEAFKEKGTVPPKWIQTESKLYTQADDPKAVYEAKKGLGY, from the coding sequence ATGAAACGCAGTTTGACGGCCCTGACGGCCGCATTTTCTTTCGCCCTGATTTCGAGTGTATCTGCAGCCTCACTGACGGTCGGCTTTTCGCAGATCGGTTCGGAATCGGGCTGGCGTGCAGCCGAAACCAGCGTCACCAAGCAGGAAGCTGAAAAGCGCGGCCATACATTGAAATTCGCCGACGCACAGCAGAAGCAGGAAAACCAGATCAAGGCCGTTCGCGGCTTCATTGCGCAGGGCGTCGATGCAATCCTGATCGCGCCAGTGGTTGCGACAGGCTGGGATGCGGTGCTGAAGGAAGCCAAGGAAGCAGAAATTCCTGTTGTGCTTCTCGACCGCCAGATCGATGCACCGGAAGATCTCTATCTCACTGCTGTTACCTCCGATCAAGTCCATGAAGGCAAGGTCGCTGGCGAGTGGCTGGTGAAAGACGTGGGCGACAAGCCTTGTTCCGTGGTTGAACTTCAGGGAACCACAGGTTCGTCCCCGGCAATCAACCGTAAAAAGGGCTTCGAAGAAGCTCTTGCCGGCCACGACAATATCAAGATTTCCCGCTCTCAGACCGGCGACTTCACCCGCACCAAGGGCAAGGAAGTCATGGAAAGCTTCATCAAGGCTGAAGGTGGCGGCAAGGATATTTGTGCTGTCTACGCCCATAATGACGACATGGCCGTCGGCGCAATTCAGGCCATCAAAGAAGCAGGTCTAAAGCCAGGCACCGACATCAAGATCGTGTCGATCGATTCCGTGCCGGATATTTTCCAGGCAATGGCCAATGGTGAAGCCAATGCAACGGTTGAGCTGACGCCAAATATGGCTGGCCCGGCATTCGATGCCATCGAAGCTTTCAAAGAAAAGGGCACGGTTCCACCAAAGTGGATCCAGACCGAATCCAAGCTTTATACACAGGCTGACGATCCGAAGGCTGTTTATGAGGCCAAGAAGGGCCTGGGCTACTGA
- a CDS encoding ABC transporter permease: protein MIARLLKKLKRLAPQLAALVAILAANTIISPGFLDISFQNGRLYGSLIDILVRAAPVAILAIGMTLVIATRGIDLSVGAVMAISGACAASLVVSGYPLAIVIPVALGVGLLCGLWNGFLVAVFDIQPIIATLILMVAGRGIAQLITEGAILTFNNDAFAALGSGSLLGVPIPVLIWLLAGIVVGFAVRSSALGFLIEATGINRRAAMLAGVKARFLLFSVYAVSGAGAALAGLIATADIRGADANNAGLWLELDAILAVVIGGTSLNGGRFSIMASLLGALIIQSINTGILMAGFPPEFNLIIKAGIIIIVLTFQSPAIVNLIAFLRTERKGNAAKTTHQNQQGAQ, encoded by the coding sequence ATGATCGCTCGCCTGCTCAAAAAACTTAAAAGACTAGCGCCCCAGCTCGCCGCGCTTGTGGCAATTCTTGCTGCAAACACGATTATATCGCCGGGATTTCTGGATATTTCATTTCAAAATGGGCGTCTCTATGGAAGCTTGATCGACATTCTGGTGCGTGCAGCACCCGTGGCCATTCTGGCCATCGGCATGACGCTGGTGATTGCCACACGTGGCATTGATCTATCCGTGGGAGCCGTAATGGCGATAAGCGGCGCATGTGCTGCGTCGTTGGTCGTCTCAGGCTATCCGCTGGCAATTGTCATTCCGGTCGCATTGGGCGTTGGCCTGCTCTGCGGATTGTGGAATGGGTTTCTGGTTGCAGTTTTCGATATTCAGCCCATCATCGCGACGCTCATCTTAATGGTCGCGGGGCGTGGCATTGCGCAGCTCATCACCGAAGGCGCGATCCTCACCTTCAATAATGATGCCTTCGCAGCCCTTGGTTCGGGCTCGCTGCTTGGTGTGCCCATTCCGGTGCTGATCTGGCTACTTGCTGGTATCGTCGTTGGCTTTGCAGTGCGTTCAAGTGCGCTTGGATTCCTCATTGAGGCGACCGGCATCAATCGCCGCGCAGCCATGCTGGCAGGTGTTAAAGCGCGCTTTCTTCTATTCAGTGTCTATGCGGTTTCAGGCGCAGGTGCGGCGCTCGCAGGTCTGATCGCAACTGCCGATATTCGCGGTGCAGATGCCAACAATGCAGGCCTCTGGCTTGAACTCGACGCCATTCTGGCAGTCGTTATCGGCGGCACCTCGCTTAATGGTGGTCGTTTCTCGATCATGGCCTCACTGCTTGGCGCACTCATTATCCAGTCGATCAATACAGGCATTCTGATGGCGGGCTTCCCACCGGAATTCAACCTGATCATCAAGGCGGGCATCATCATTATCGTACTGACATTCCAGTCACCGGCAATTGTCAATCTGATCGCCTTCCTGCGTACTGAGCGCAAAGGCAATGCAGCCAAAACAACACATCAAAACCAGCAGGGAGCACAATGA
- a CDS encoding acetyl-CoA C-acyltransferase, whose product MSETKDPIVIASAVRTPIGSFQGALKGESATALGAIAIKEAVHRASLNPDQIDEVLMGCVLPAGLGQAPGRQASIHAGLPQAVPCSTINKVCGSGMKTVMLGADLISAGSAEIVVAGGMESMTNAPYLLEKARGGYRMGHGKIYDHMFLDGLEDAYDKGRAMGTFAEETADHYQFTRQQQDEFALRSLSRALKATEAGYFAKELVNVAELDRDEQPTRAKPEKIPNLKPAFREGGTITAANSSSISDGGAALTLMRLSKAEKLGIEPLAIIRGHASQAQQPALFTTAPIFAMRKLFDKTGWNARDVDLFEINEAFAVVVMAAMQELDLPADKVNIHGGACAMGHPIGCSGARIIVTLLHAMKQNDLKRGMASVCIGGGEATAIALETL is encoded by the coding sequence ATGTCGGAAACAAAAGATCCGATCGTCATCGCCAGTGCGGTGCGAACACCGATCGGAAGTTTTCAGGGAGCGCTCAAGGGGGAGAGTGCAACAGCACTGGGCGCTATCGCAATCAAGGAAGCTGTCCACCGAGCCAGCCTCAATCCGGATCAGATCGACGAAGTGCTTATGGGCTGTGTATTGCCGGCAGGGCTGGGACAGGCCCCCGGACGTCAAGCCTCAATTCATGCCGGTCTCCCGCAGGCTGTGCCGTGTTCGACTATCAACAAGGTTTGCGGATCAGGCATGAAAACAGTCATGCTGGGCGCTGATCTCATTTCGGCAGGAAGCGCGGAAATCGTTGTTGCGGGCGGCATGGAAAGCATGACCAATGCACCATATCTGCTTGAAAAGGCGCGCGGTGGCTATCGCATGGGCCACGGCAAAATCTACGATCATATGTTCCTCGACGGCCTTGAAGACGCCTATGACAAAGGCCGTGCCATGGGAACTTTTGCGGAAGAAACCGCAGACCATTATCAGTTTACCCGCCAACAGCAGGATGAGTTTGCTCTGCGCTCACTCTCGCGCGCACTCAAGGCTACTGAAGCGGGCTATTTTGCGAAAGAGCTGGTCAATGTTGCGGAGCTTGACCGCGACGAACAACCGACCCGCGCAAAGCCTGAAAAGATACCAAACCTCAAGCCTGCCTTCCGCGAAGGCGGCACGATCACTGCTGCTAATTCTTCCTCAATTTCGGATGGCGGGGCTGCCCTCACCCTGATGCGGCTATCCAAAGCTGAAAAGCTTGGCATAGAACCGCTTGCCATTATTCGTGGTCATGCAAGTCAGGCACAACAGCCAGCCCTTTTCACCACGGCCCCGATTTTTGCGATGAGGAAACTCTTCGACAAAACCGGCTGGAATGCACGCGACGTCGATTTGTTTGAAATCAATGAAGCTTTCGCCGTTGTTGTTATGGCTGCAATGCAGGAACTCGACCTCCCCGCCGACAAGGTGAATATCCATGGCGGTGCCTGCGCTATGGGCCATCCGATTGGCTGCTCTGGCGCACGCATCATCGTCACGCTGCTTCATGCCATGAAGCAGAACGACCTCAAGCGTGGCATGGCTTCAGTCTGTATCGGCGGCGGTGAAGCGACAGCCATTGCACTTGAAACGTTGTGA